TGTTGTTGCTGATTATTGTGATTTGTTTCGCTGTGTGCAGTGCTATTATTTCGATTGTTAAGTTCTTTTTGATGGTGTGTATTCGGCACATCAGTACTTTCGATTGGGCTCATTGGTGTCATTTCACGATCTTCGATATACATTTCGCTGCAATCGTCGGGCACCTGCCGATAATATTGTGTCCATGGCCATGAGGAAATACCAGACAGAATTAATGATTCAATGGCACAAATATAACCGAGTATCTGCAAAGAAACAATTTGCCAAATTTCAATATCGTTATTATCATCTAAGTGATCCTATTATGACTTAGCACTTAACATACCGCCGTAGTAAAGAGTGTATCTTTTGAGTGCTTGTTCACTAGTATGTATTCTTCAGCGTAAAGCACCATATGCGTTACAAGCGTCGAGCTCAATATTAATATCAAACCAATGCTCAGGTACATCCATGTATtctgaaaaatatataaaatttgacaaTTAAAAGTGGTTCtctgttctctgaggcacgcctcttTTTGTCTAAACTcttcccttattgtatgtgaccctattggcacgATGGGCTCGGatcctattggctttccggccgctgccaacccggcaagctcgtccgctcgctcgttaccatctaCTCCTCTGTGTCCAAGTACCCATGCTAGTCGGATGGTGTTATTGACTCCtagactgtttaacctctctacgcactcaaggactgttgatgatttaatctcaactgaagataatgCCTTGAGCGCAGCCTGACTgccgctgagtatagcgattttctcgttggtatatccctgcacaccggcttatggcggcaacttcggcttggaagaagctcggatattttccgagtgctagggatattttggttcgggggccgaagatccccgctcctatgccctccggtacCTTCGAGCCATCGgagtaccatattatagtgtgttcctggtgaagcgcttcaatcctggaggtgCCCACGCACAcctgttccccagctctattttgaagcgcttctcaaacttaattatcttcctcgtgtcatctctgggaagttggaagagtggaatctgctcctttAGCTTCTCCATATttcgtgactgtatcactttgcctcttccacatcactctttagctatgtttactaaagtactctTGGCTGCCtgtcaattattatatgtagaagAACTTGGAATTAATTTACTTCCAAAAAGCTGCAATTGATCATTCCTGAGACGGATTTACATAGAACCGCGTTACTTCGCGAATGACGGCGCCATAAGTTAAGAATATCTTAACATTTTGCCTCGCTTCTTATCCCACGAGCTTTGTGTAGCAAGATACATATACGGCCATTCATTCAACTCATCTATCAGGCGAAGCAATGCAACAAAGCGCTCTATGTTAATCCTGGTTAAAGTGATGTCTTGGTACGCAAAGTTTCTAGAGCATCAATCGAACCGAAACGCACTCAGCTCTTCTAACAAAGTTGAAGCTCTTTCAGAGCTTTCCTTGTGAAGCCAGCCCTATTCCAAAATATATTTTACTCATCCAAAGATATTTTGAGTTCTCATTTCAAGGTACGTTATTGATCCGCACACATGCCTTGTCAATCCAGCATCGAAACTTTGACTCTTTTGAATTTGAAACTATCGCTTGCATGATGCTTGTAGAGCGATTCTTGATATGAGTATCGAATCAATCCTTTGCTTTCGATATCATGTCCCTACCGGCGACGCGTGGCACTTGAACGTTacacctaagatctttgggtgactgattGTCGGTAACGTTCTATCGTGGACATGAAGGGTCAATATTTGCGttatctgttccttccacgtcgtaaacaggtcGGTCGTGGACTTGGCCGGTGATAGTGTCAGACCGCACGAGTTGAAAATAGTGGAAGTTAACTATTGTTTTGGAAACTAATTCGTCTATTGGAGTACCAGGGCTTGTTGCCAGTATCGTGCAGTCGTTGCCATCGGCAGtgatgtattacatatataaacaaattagcggtacccgacagatgatgttctgggtcaccctagtccacactTTGGTCTCaataacgccttcacatatacaactaagggccactctcttttaaaactctcattaatacctttcatttattGTCCAtggcatacaaacatattccagggttaccctaggttcatttttctacatggtgattttcccttatttgacagaGGATGAAGGAAAAACGTTCGAAAAAcctcacccttggtctacaatttggtcgatatttcccaaacgtatgtgatatggaattaaaaaccacttataaaccatctacgaaactctACGAAACctacgcagctaagctctcagctgagtatgtaatgttcggttacacccgaacttacttatttttttattgacattttttttaaattactttatatCCATAAATTTACTTACAACTTTAGTCCAATTGAAAGGGAACATGAGTGCTATATGTGAAATGTCTAAAAATAACATTAGACAGGTGATTAATAAAGAGAAGATCGCACAGAAGACCATTAATCTCAAGCGTCCAATGAGTGGCAGTAAAAAGAGGCCGACTTGTACTGTACCGGCGGAACATTCGCAGGCAAGACAAGCGGCTGATGATAACTGAAAAAGAATATACACGTGAAAAATTTGTATTACGGACATTTTTGTGGATTAATAAGAATTCAAACCTACCACCAAAAGAATTCTCACAATCCCTGTAGGCGTTTTTAAATGTTGCGGATCACAGTGTAGGGCTACACCCCATGGCAGTGGCGTTTGGCCGCTGCGCTGTTTATAATTGGCGTGCGAGTCCCAGGACGTGCACGTGCCCAGCGGTGATTCTAAGGATATTGACAGCTCACCGGCTCTGCTGCCAGCTATTTCAAAATCCTGTTCATCATCCAGCTGACAGCAGACCGGTTCTAATTCGCGTATTTCGTCCAGTAGGAGTTCTATCTCGTCCGTCCCATATAAATCAGATAAAGACGGTATATAACGTTGGGTTTGTTGCATTTCCCGTTCCGGGGGTTGTCCCACATCACCGGATCTTGTGCGAAAttatgatgattttaaaaatgacCAAATACCACACTTCAACCGCcaatttgaacgtttttatatTAACTTGCttgtgttgttgttagtgttaaaaAGTATTACTTCTGAACAATTGTTGCTTCTCATTGGCAGTTGTTGTTGTACAATAAAACAATATATTTGTAGATGATGGATGGGATATTTTGTATGTGTGTACGCTGCTGCAAATATTTGAAGTCTGATTGATACAGGGAGATTGGAGCCAATGTTGAAGGTTTATATATTTGATGAACGATTTTTATGATAAAATCtgcaaataaaaaggaaaaattttatttagataaAATCGGGTTAAGCAACTACTTGGAGGTGCACATACAAACATCTTGTTCTActtaaactagcctttacccgcggcacAGTCCGCACGAAGAAGGCCCATACTAACACTAGGAGCTATAGCATGGTTGCCGGCCACGGAAAAACGGTACAACATTGAAAGGATGAATAGAGTACGGCCGGAAGCCCTCAGAGGGATAACAGGTGCACTTAGGCCGTGTCCAACTGACGCACTTAATGTGCTTCTAAACCAGGTACCTGATGAAGCGGCTCTgacagtgttcgagagaaaagttcttcgaaagatttttggacctctaagcgttggcgatggcgagtaccgaagaagatttaacgatgagctgtacgagctctacgcagacatcaacatagtccagcgaattaaaacgcagcggctacgctgactaggccatgttatgcgactgaaagatgacgctccggccaagaagtgtttctatcggaacacgcctatggaagcagaggtagagggcggccccactccgctgaaaggaccagttggaaaacgatttaaactccgttGGTGTGATTAATTGGCgacggatccaaaatggactgcggacAGTCCGTCTACCCAACTTTGCTAGTATCTTCCAAACGGAAGTTCTGGGTATAAGAAGGACGTGTACATCTCTGCCGGAGGACTCGGTGAGGGTTGGGGGGGGGGCAGGTGTGTATTTACTCAGATAGCCAAGCAACGCTCATGTCGGTTAACTCCGCGATCAGTTCGTCTGAGGCCGTCAGCAGCTGCAAGAAGTCGGTTCAACCCGCAGCGAAATTCGCAAACATTACTGTTACATGAGTACCTGGTCACAGGAACATCGAAGGCAAGGAGAAAGTGAACGAACTTGCATGGTCAGGGGCACTGCTAGAGGCAGGGGAGATGATCGAGTTGCATCGTGCacttacatcaatcaaaagaaacatacaTCGAGATTCATGGAGTTAGCGGTCTCATACTGGTATTCCTCCGACATCTGCAACATAACCAAGCAAACATGGACGAATTACGATAGTAGGAGAACAGAGTACCTACTAAATAGGTCGAGGAAACAAATCTTTTGGATCACTGCCACAATCACGGGACACTGGCCGCTTAGCCTGCACGCCTCGAGTGTAAGGATCCCTTTTATCAGAATTTTCAGGAGCTGCGGCGAGGGGAGCAATAAAGAAACAGTTGCGCACCACCTGTATGAATGCCCAGCTCTATCATATACTGGGTTTCTAACTATGGGCAGGTATATAACTCCGGAACTTAAAGAAATAGCTAAATGCTCTGTAAAAGAAATGAGCAGGTTCATCGGCCGCACCAAGCGGTTCAACAAACTAAGTACCGACTAGCCATACTAAAACAGTATCAATTTGTTACAGGACAAATATGCATCAAAATGGCTCGGGTCTTCGGCGTCCGGGCGATATGGTCCCGATATGATCCTGAAAACAGTGTCACGGAACTGGACAGGACATAAACTTGAAATATTCCGAAATTATTACGCAAACAATCATCAAATAGTCCGGAGATAAACCCACAATGATCTCAAAATATTCCAAATTTATTCAGGAAACAATTCCAGAACAAACCGGCGAAAGTCCTGAAATCATTCTGAAATAGTCAAGCCTAAAGAAAACCCCAGAAAAAGAATGTGTAAAATATCTAGAAATAGTACCGAAACAGCTATAATCTAATCATCCAAAGAAAGTCAAGAGCGATCAGGAGATAGTCTCGAAAAGATCCTTTAATTAAGCTGAAAACTGCCCACTCTAAAAAAAAGGTTTAGACGGAAATATAACATGAGCTATATATTAGTAATgccaaagtttggatgtttgtatgtacaGATAGGTAATAGTCTCGAAGGATATATAGGACTAAATTTTTCGAAGGAAGTTACCAATTGCCCCTTGAGTTTTCGGTTTCAAAAGGAACAAAAATAACCTCGAAAACAACCTTGAAATTCTAAGGAGGCAATTTCGAGACGGTTACGAAATTCATCCGTTGATATTACAACGAAAACAACGAAGAAACTGGTCCGAAAGGATCCGAAAACAATCACTAAATTGTCCTGACACAGTCTAATAATCTTGAAATAGCCTCTAAAAGGTCCTTAAAGCAATAATGAAAAGAACTCTAAAAGTCTTGAATTTAACTTGAAATAGTCACAAAATGATTATAAACACATTcccgaaatagtcttgaaatgaGTATAGTCCCGAAACAGtgcgaaatagttccgaatttATCCTGAATCGATCCAGAAAACAGTCCACAATGATGGCAATCCCGATGTTTACATCAAGACTCCCGAAAAGATTCTTAAACTGATGCGAAAGTTGTCCCGAAGTTATCGGAAGATTctaaaatagtcctgaaaaatcTTGAACTAGGGCTCAAGAAATAACTTGAAGAATTCCAAAACGGTGCATATATATTCCCGAAACAGTATTGAAAACCAAAAGATCCCGAACCCAATCCCAAAACATTTCGGaaatagtttaaaaaattatttagaaataGTCCTGAGCACATCCTGAAAATGGTAAAAAATAGCCTCGAAGTTGTCCCGAAAATCATTCCAAAATACTTCCGAAATTATTTTGGAACCACCTCGGTGTAATCCTTAAATGATATCGATATGATTCTAAAAACGATCATTAAAAAAATCGGCACACTCAAGCTTGGCAACCCTGTTGACGGACCTAAATACGCGACTGTGATGGATTCGTCTATCTTGCAAACAGCATTACCAGCGGAAACGTATCGGCTTAttaatcaaacggagaataacttttGTCCACAGGTGCtattttggactgagtaggcaattgagaaATTAAGTCCTCTCGTGACGAAcggctctacaagtcgctcatcatacctgtcctaatGTATGACTACCGAATCATGGAAGGTGTTGATAGAAAGTGAGATGGCCCTTGAAATGTTCGACAGAacagttctccggaagatttatggtactATCAGTGATGCCGACGGCAAGTATCGGAGGAGTACGAGCTTTATCTTGATATGAAGGTAGTGCTGCTAATAAAATTCCCAAATTTTAAATGGTTACGATGACGCTCTGGTCAGGAAGGTAATTTTATCTACACCTGTTTTTGGAAGGAGAGGAAGCTTGGACCTCCACTAGGGTGGAAGCAAAAGGTACAGGGGCTCTGTAGCGCAACACCTTCGAATGGTTGCCAACGCAGCTTTGTAGCTTCTACAACCGAATTTTCAATCTCACCTACCTAttgcgaatcctgtttattaACAGACGAGCCCAAAAACGTCACGGGTAGGGAGAGGGGGGGGGGTGGGgttggatgacctagaaggttcaacgtggtcatataaaaACGTTTCCACGGTAGTCGGGCTAGGACCTTAATAGTACTATTTTACGGAACTTACCGGATCAataaccggcaaaggaccatcaacaacgataaACCCCCACAAAACCTTCGGGACTCTTTATCGATACAAGCAGAAGAAGAAGGAAGGTGAGGAATATTTGACTTCCCTTAATGTGCTACCAACTGGGGCCAGTTATCGCTAGCTTACTTGATACTCCAAACTCTCCTAAGTGTTTAAGCGCCTATTAATGATGGTGATGATCTGGCATTCAATTTGTGGGTAAAAACGGAAGCGAGGCAGTATATGTTCGCACTGCAGCATGGCAATGTTTCTCATCTGTCTTGTCTTGCTCTATTCAAAGAATATTCTTGTTATAAACTGTAAACCATGTCGCCACTGTTACACACAGAGATGCCTTTTGGTTAAGCGACGACGCTTCAATGGCTCGGAAACCTTAAACTTAAGCAAAGTGAAAGATCCTCTTAGTAAATAGTAAATACCACTACCCACATTGCCATTTAGTTTGGAGCCATGGCATAGGTCTtacaaagcttctagtatttgtaatgaagacagagttattttataacataggccctgggTTTTGTTAATGGCTTTCAGTTTGGTAGTTGAGAAAACTTCTGttcagttcaacctagcctagcCTTGGAGTGATCCATGAAATGAGTATGGTATGATGTCCAAGACAACTCCTAGGTATTAAACTTCTATATCTCAAGCAGTAAACATTTCATGAGTAAATTCTATACTAAATTTTTTTCCACAATTATCCTAatcattatatatataatttctgattgctgtttttatgttcgggtccctttttcgctcttatttggaatccaaatctataaataaagttttcgtTGTAATGatagagattcgggctattagcgagctttgggcaattttggtcgaagtgcttttgtttagctatattttattaaaacaaactaaactaaaactacaaaaaatgttgcgtctgtattcgaagctctgctgGTTTTGTGCACCACTGATGTAAAGAGTTCAAGGTTGATTTCACTTGTTAACATTTCACTCCAAGAAGTCCCCAAATAATTTATATGTCACCATAAAAgcctttgaacatacatacatacatactttcatacatccatatatattgatattattaaaaatgttttttaaactatttacCGCAACACGTTTTTCCAAAACTTAAGAGTACGCCATCAACCTTTACAAAATGTTTTCTTTACACACAAATCGAGTTCATAAATAACTAACgaggtatgtatgtacacacaccGAGAGAAGTGTACTATAATACGGCCAAGTCAACTTAGAATGCAGCTTATGCATATTACCGTTATATCGTTAAGTGTACATGTGACTTGTGCGACAACAATAATGACTATGCAACAATGCAATAATATATCTGCATATTATACCCGAGGTGCAACTACTATCTTAATGGATACAGAAAACCAACTAACCCAACCAAACCAGCCTAAACCCACAAATTCACGAGCCCAAAGTATTCAGCTCAGTCAGTCTGAGTTGAATAGGCGCTTGAAGGAGTTGCATATTAAgagatctgaaaaaaaaaaaaataataactagGCTTTTATGCACTTCAATTGACAAATTTAGTAGTACGATGCGCCGGATGCAGATGTGCACAAATGGGTGGTTTGACCGGAATTAAAAGGGGGTTTAACGTTAAACCAGTTTATATGCAGATGAGCATAATTGATTTCATATTGAATGCATCCAACACGAACATACATGTCATATTTATTTGAATAGACGAGTACATACACATGTAGTACATAAATATGATGATAGGGTGTCATGTGTATGAAATACCCATCGAGAAATGCATGACAATCCTAACAAATGCGAAAAAAAGTTGAGACCATAATTTCAGTTCATTGAATATATCATGCTTATCCTAGAGTTCATTGGGGGGTCTCAGAAAAGGCTGACTACAGTCACAGTGCACTAAGCAAACGCTCAGTAGATGCTCAATGGTTTTCTTTACCGGCTAAAATGTCAATTGACCATGGCTGGGCATGagttagcacctgctaagcggccATATAGGTATACGACGAGCGAAAGAATAATaactacttcgtcaaaatcaacgaccaaacacatttagtttgatttcgacgtCCGTACAATAAGGAAGTGtcgcaattcctcttattttcaaccttttactaacgttcgaatcactaaactgttgaataaataactccactattcaataatgcaaaatggttggTCCATaccgagtactccatacatgcatgcatggagtactcgcgatttttacagggatcaaccaagatgttgcgtttgtaaatatgaaggaacttcagacttggcaattgaagtttattacgccttgcccattcacatagaaaattttgcgaagcattgttgtaaacattctccctatacaacaaaaatacttgctaacatattttgtgtcgtattcgattgctatattacagtttttacttgcgaaaaatgttagaaaatttaccaaccagtgggaaaaataatttcacttgcaaagtgtgtcaacacccttaaccaaaacaaatgtcacattcttcttcttatgctttgcttgtaacaaaatttgggagatggctacttttcaatatcagatggcgccagtgtcgctctttctaccgttctccataaaaatacgtgcattctactcataatgcataagcttgtgttaaactcatctatatgaaaaagtgcttatgtgtcggggctttaaatAAATATTAGATTTTGCATTCGTACTCGCCACGTGTTCGtgtatactaacacattctcaatttggtaatcgCTGCAATTGACATTATGAACAATGCAAATGGCCATAAGATCATttggttttatgtttatattatcaTTAGGTCAATTGAATTTGTGACCTTTCTTAATTATGGTCATTTAGGAAATTGCGTTTTGTTCATATGaccatttctgaaaaaaaaaaaataaataaataataatataaccgTAGGCAATAATTTAAGATTagctaaaaaataaaaactttcgcaGAATGGGTTAGACGTTTAGTTGAATATATTCTTCCTACTACAAATGAATCTTCACCAGCCCAGCTTGTTCTGAAATTAAACCAGAATTACGAAAAGTAGAGCCGCAGATTTTCTCTAAACTTTtagttgaataaatttttttcatctcCATTGAGTTAGTTTTTTatccgatttttcgatagaacgGGACTAAAATATAGGAAAAGGAGCGACgtattcgaaaattttaattaaacaaatttctcTTTTCATCTGACTAAACGAAAATATAGCAAAAACAATAAAACTTAACTGTAATTCAAAACTTATTAGAATTTTAGTATGTGGAGGAGCGTAATAAAATAATTGACCTCACTTGAAGAAAAAAGCCAGAGTTGAGAGGCGTCATGAGTCCCATCGATGCGATCTTCCTTCGTCAGAAAAACCAAATGTCACTCGCCAAATTCTTGTCCATTCCATACATTGACCAAGGAGATTTAACGATTATTCTAAATGATCCGCGAGCTCAAACAGTCACCTTGCTATGGGATACATCGTTACAGGGATCTTTTTTATCCAGTTATGATGTCATCGTGGTGTAGTTAAAGTGTTCCAGTCTAACTATCTAAGACTCAAGTGAAGCACAATTAACATAAAAGCATTCTAGAAATTTTCATAAAACATGGTTGTCTCTCGAAAGTAGAAAGAGGTTGCTATAGTTCCCGGCCCATCTTCCGAAGCTTAGGGGCAAAGGCGTAAGTCCCGAGGCCTAAGGACACCTTGAGATACAGTTTTCTTGATAGAGAGTTCGATCGTTGCTTATTCTGATCTAATTGCCACTACGATAGCACCACAGCCAGATCATTGCACTTTCTCTAGCATATTCTTCTTGGAGTTCGCGCTGACTGACTTCCACCAAACCAGTGCTGCATATGTTAAAATCGATTAACTAATCGTCTTTGACATTATATGTGTCATAAGCACTTTTAAGTATTTGGTATTTAGCAGACATCTCCTGCCTCAGACcgcatggtttttttttttttggatagttTTGTAAGCCCGTCTCAGCTCGTACTCTATGTTTATTCTCCAGTTCGGCATAGGGGTCAGAAGCACTTCTAAGTATTTTGCACTAAGCAGACTTAATTGGTGACCTGAATATCAAAACTGAAAATATTCGTCCTTGTGTTAAAGAGCAGTCATAAGAGTACTGTATTTAAAGGGTTAACGGTAATAAGTTAAGGGTTAAGGGTTAATAAGTCCTGGCGTCTCCGCCTAGTTACACTGCTTCTTAAGTGAACAACATCCACAGCGAAGGCCACTATTTTAGGCACAATTCTGTTGCGTTTTCGGAGTATGCTGGCTGTAAAGATGAGCCGGCTTAGTAGGGAAAGGACACCGCCCTCTGGAGTCCCTCTCCTCGGATATATTCTTAACTTTCTACCACTCAGGTTAAATTCAATCATTCACAGCTGCAGTTTAAGACTTCCGGTCTCTTAAGACCATATTAAGTTTTCAAAACGATCGTCGAAACCAAGGACATAGAGACATTTTTTTTGCTTGCATGCGAACATTATTAGAAAGACATCTTTTGTCCCCGAATGCAGCCAGAGCAATCAATTTGTTCTGAAGGTAGACGCCATCTTATGGAGTGGGGCAGTCTTTGTTGAGTGACCCCTGAGTTGGTCTGTTGGATGCCCCGAGGTATGCAACCTATTAAGAATAAAGCCAAtgttcggggagtaaccttatcgctacaacaacaataaagccaaTGTGTCATCATTAatgcaatttcaaaaaattattataagtgTGCAAATATTGTTAAATTGTTGGTTGTCATGTCATTAAAACTTGACTCCCTGAAGATGATGCCAAGTCATCAAAACGCGTAAGGCCACAACTCAGTAAATAAGATATACTCTTTTGCTTTTATAAAGATAATCGGAGACACATTTAAATTTACTAACCCTTAAGTCTACTTACAGTCTGATCACCGGTATGAATTACTTCGATTTGAAAATCACAATCGCATGTTTCACAGCATTAAAGTTGTCCGAGAAGGATTCATAGCCGAATTCTCTTTTTTTTGCTGGTTTAACCCTGCCGGATTACAATCATGCGTAATTTCCTACAGGGTTATTAGCGAATCATATTATAATCCTTCGATACATATAACGTATAGGATGCATATTAGGCTGGGTCAAAAATAACTAAACTTGATGTttagtagggggggggggggtctctCGTAAGTGTAAGGCGCAAGTGTAAGTGTAGTCTCTACACTGCAGCGTAATGTAGCGAAATGCGATAGCAAATTAGTTAATGGAAATTGACGAAGTCTGAAGAACAAATAGATCATATAAATGGGTATTTAAAACGACAAAGAGAAGGAAGTGTAAAGAagaaaggaagaaaaaagcagtatAATAGCGATTTCGATAGTCATGTCGATGATGATAATAACGATGCTTATGGTTATCGTCATGTTTGCGACGGCAAAGAATCGAAAGAAACAGTCGAGAAAGGTATGGAAAGAAGAAATGTAGGGTACAATAAATAAAAGATAAGAAGTCAAAACCGGAGCCAAAACCGAACCACAGGTGAATCCGGACggtgtgttatcaatttgttatcgaagtcttaatggtttgttatcgaagtattatAAGCCATCTATCGTTAAcacatgcgcggttccaggggggggggggagggactttttttgtattgactgtaatgaagtatataatacaaatctacatagtagtttcttatcacacaacggatttttactaatttttaatttttcttgcttttttacgttctagggggtgggggggggggggggggggggggggaacttgttttttaaatatatgtaataataacgtaaaagagcaagaaaaattaaaaattagtgaaaatccgttgtgtgataagaaactactatgtagatttgtattataaattgtttttgtttttatcggcctattgataaatcattcaaggttcgaatcgagctcaaggccagaacaataat
The DNA window shown above is from Eurosta solidaginis isolate ZX-2024a chromosome 2, ASM4086904v1, whole genome shotgun sequence and carries:
- the LOC137240648 gene encoding uncharacterized protein, with product MQQTQRYIPSLSDLYGTDEIELLLDEIRELEPVCCQLDDEQDFEIAGSRAGELSISLESPLGTCTSWDSHANYKQRSGQTPLPWGVALHCDPQHLKTPTGIVRILLVLSSAACLACECSAGTVQVGLFLLPLIGRLRLMVFCAIFSLLITCLMLFLDISHIALMFPFNWTKVNTWMYLSIGLILILSSTLVTHMVLYAEEYILVNKHSKDTLFTTAILGYICAIESLILSGISSWPWTQYYRQVPDDCSEMYIEDREMTPMSPIESTDVPNTHHQKELNNRNNSTAHSETNHNNQQQQYNRISSPSSYNQKPYIPAKRPNELINQRPTLGHTQTTRKPNTRYREGYHYQPVASTSRQSPTFVLGDEIGAGPSTSRSNDNSSA